One window of the candidate division WOR-3 bacterium genome contains the following:
- a CDS encoding DNA-binding protein, which translates to MKAARNGSYWQLRLMPGEEIVETIAGFVCSHRIKSGFLTGIGAAEDIVLGCFDPKTKVYHKRTFKGDNEVAAIVGNVAWVGKNPVCHIHAVISRPNLTTYAGHLFSGTVTVTLEVALVPGTRRLARKPDPLSGLNLLTLP; encoded by the coding sequence ATGAAGGCGGCGCGGAATGGGTCGTACTGGCAGCTTCGGTTGATGCCGGGCGAGGAGATTGTCGAGACGATAGCCGGTTTTGTTTGCAGCCACCGCATCAAGTCCGGGTTCCTGACGGGAATCGGCGCGGCTGAGGATATCGTCCTGGGCTGTTTCGACCCCAAGACCAAGGTCTATCACAAACGGACGTTCAAGGGCGACAATGAGGTCGCCGCCATCGTCGGCAATGTGGCATGGGTGGGCAAGAACCCGGTCTGCCACATTCACGCCGTAATCAGCCGCCCCAATCTCACGACCTATGCCGGCCACCTCTTTTCCGGGACGGTGACGGTCACGTTGGAGGTGGCTCTGGTCCCCGGAACCCGCCGTCTTGCCCGCAAACCGGACCCGCTTTCCGGCCTGAACCTGCTCACCCTGCCGTAG
- a CDS encoding acyl carrier protein yields MALIDDVKNIIVEQLHVTPEKVTDTANFVDDLGADSLDIVELVMAFEEKFGVEIPDEDSQQLVTVGKAAEYLQKKLAEKK; encoded by the coding sequence ATGGCGCTGATAGACGATGTTAAGAACATCATAGTCGAGCAGTTGCACGTGACGCCGGAGAAAGTCACCGACACGGCTAACTTCGTTGACGACCTGGGCGCGGACTCGCTCGACATCGTCGAGCTGGTCATGGCGTTCGAGGAGAAGTTCGGAGTCGAGATACCGGACGAGGACTCACAACAGCTGGTGACCGTCGGCAAGGCTGCCGAGTACCTGCAGAAGAAACTGGCCGAAAAGAAGTAG
- the fabF gene encoding beta-ketoacyl-ACP synthase II encodes MSTQSGRRRVVVTGMGVVTPVGNDVPTFWQSILAGKSGAARLASFDTADLEVQIGAEVKGFDATQRLDPKLVKRTDRFAQFALWAADEAVRDAKIDFEQEDRSRVGVVTGSGMGGIQVWETQFAQFLQKGPRRVSPLLVPMMIPDMACGQIAIAYGLRGPNYDTTSACASAAHATGCAFRHIMHGDADMMVAGGSEAAITRFTIAGFSNMGALSKRNSEPELASRPYDRDRDGFVMGEGGGIFVLEELEHARRRGAPIHCELAGFGATADAYHITAPDPDALGAVAVMREALADAGLRPEDIDYVNGHGTSTPLNDASEVKAILEVFGAHAAKLAVNSTKSMIGHGLGAAGAMELAAMVLQVKNQRVHPTVNHTAPDDGVGLDFVKGEARDCSIRAALSNSFGFGGHNACLLVKAWQ; translated from the coding sequence ATGAGCACCCAGAGCGGTCGACGACGGGTAGTTGTTACCGGGATGGGCGTGGTCACGCCCGTCGGCAACGACGTACCGACATTCTGGCAAAGCATCCTCGCCGGTAAGAGCGGAGCGGCCCGGCTCGCGTCCTTTGACACCGCCGACCTCGAGGTGCAGATCGGGGCCGAGGTCAAGGGGTTCGACGCCACCCAGCGCCTGGACCCGAAGCTGGTGAAGCGGACCGACCGGTTCGCCCAGTTCGCGCTCTGGGCAGCGGACGAGGCGGTCCGCGATGCGAAGATCGACTTCGAGCAAGAAGACCGGAGCCGGGTCGGAGTTGTCACCGGCAGCGGCATGGGCGGCATCCAAGTCTGGGAGACCCAGTTTGCCCAATTCCTGCAGAAAGGCCCGCGGCGCGTGTCGCCGCTGCTCGTGCCGATGATGATTCCCGACATGGCCTGTGGCCAGATCGCGATCGCCTACGGTCTGCGCGGCCCGAATTACGACACAACGTCCGCCTGCGCGTCGGCCGCGCATGCTACCGGCTGTGCCTTCCGTCACATCATGCACGGCGACGCCGACATGATGGTCGCTGGCGGCAGCGAGGCCGCGATTACCCGGTTCACCATCGCAGGCTTCAGCAACATGGGTGCGCTCTCCAAGCGAAACTCGGAGCCGGAGCTTGCCTCCCGGCCGTACGATCGGGACCGCGACGGGTTCGTGATGGGCGAGGGCGGAGGTATCTTCGTACTCGAAGAACTGGAACACGCCCGCCGGCGCGGAGCGCCGATCCACTGCGAACTGGCCGGGTTCGGCGCGACCGCCGACGCCTACCACATTACCGCGCCGGACCCGGATGCGCTGGGCGCGGTCGCCGTGATGCGCGAGGCGCTCGCCGACGCGGGACTGCGGCCCGAGGATATCGACTACGTCAACGGCCACGGCACTTCGACGCCGCTCAACGACGCCTCTGAAGTCAAGGCGATTCTCGAGGTGTTCGGCGCCCACGCGGCCAAGCTCGCGGTCAATTCGACCAAGTCGATGATCGGACACGGCCTCGGTGCGGCCGGGGCGATGGAGCTGGCGGCGATGGTCCTGCAGGTGAAGAACCAGCGCGTCCACCCCACCGTCAACCATACGGCCCCGGACGACGGCGTGGGACTCGACTTCGTCAAGGGCGAGGCGCGGGACTGCTCAATCCGGGCCGCCCTGTCCAATTCGTTCGGGTTCGGCGGACACAACGCCTGCCTGCTCGTGAAGGCCTGGCAGTGA
- a CDS encoding electron transfer flavoprotein subunit beta/FixA family protein, translating to MLNPGRPVQFVRVRRTQRLPAREGLAVNIAVCIKQVPSTETKIRVNTSTGFVDTTEIEWVVNPFDEYAMETALRTKEKAGSGTITAIALGPERVKTALRTALAMGADSALQLTAPEFGGLDALAVGRLLAAAVKRQPFDLVLCGKQAVDDDLAAVPPAVAHFLQIPHVSVVAEVIADPVAGTIVARREIEGATEVVNASLPCLLTLQKGAYEPRYPTLKGMMAAKKKEIPVLGPTELGIDPAVLTRRIEPIEDRLPPGRKPGRVLEGTPEEVVPELVRLLHEEAKVL from the coding sequence CTGCTCAATCCGGGCCGCCCTGTCCAATTCGTTCGGGTTCGGCGGACACAACGCCTGCCTGCTCGTGAAGGCCTGGCAGTGAACATAGCGGTCTGTATCAAGCAGGTCCCGTCCACGGAGACCAAGATACGGGTCAACACCTCGACCGGCTTCGTGGATACCACCGAGATCGAGTGGGTCGTCAATCCCTTCGACGAGTACGCGATGGAGACGGCCTTGCGCACCAAAGAGAAAGCCGGCTCCGGTACCATCACCGCCATCGCGCTTGGCCCGGAGCGGGTGAAGACCGCGCTCCGGACGGCGCTGGCGATGGGGGCGGACAGCGCCCTGCAGCTCACCGCGCCGGAGTTCGGCGGCCTCGACGCCCTGGCTGTGGGACGTCTCCTGGCCGCGGCCGTGAAGCGCCAGCCATTTGACCTCGTCCTTTGCGGCAAGCAGGCGGTGGACGACGACCTCGCCGCCGTGCCACCGGCAGTCGCCCACTTCCTCCAGATTCCGCACGTCTCGGTGGTCGCCGAGGTGATCGCGGACCCCGTCGCCGGCACCATCGTTGCCCGGCGCGAGATCGAGGGCGCGACCGAGGTGGTCAATGCCTCGCTTCCCTGTCTCCTGACGCTGCAGAAGGGCGCGTACGAACCGCGCTACCCGACCCTGAAGGGAATGATGGCGGCAAAGAAGAAAGAGATACCGGTGCTGGGCCCAACCGAGCTGGGGATCGATCCAGCCGTGCTCACCCGGCGCATCGAGCCCATCGAAGACCGCCTGCCGCCCGGCCGCAAGCCGGGACGAGTGCTCGAAGGCACGCCCGAGGAAGTCGTGCCCGAACTGGTGAGGTTGCTGCACGAAGAAGCGAAGGTCCTCTAA
- a CDS encoding dephospho-CoA kinase produces MFDRKLSQERLLVGIGGNMGSGKSTVASELRRYGAKIIDADEMGWSVLAKGTAEYHQLVKTFGRGILTKTGNIDRRALGKLSFASKASLAKLNAIVHPALLDRVRKEIDRNRKGLVVVDAALLFVWGMDKEVDVAILVTAADRLKIKRQVDAGMKEEDVVARLKLQPPDAKIWRRADFVLENKGSFAELRRKCRALWNFFYSAKFQAFKVARER; encoded by the coding sequence ATGTTTGACAGGAAGCTCTCGCAGGAACGGCTGCTCGTGGGAATCGGCGGCAACATGGGCTCCGGCAAGTCGACCGTCGCCAGCGAACTTAGGCGATACGGCGCGAAGATCATCGACGCGGACGAGATGGGCTGGTCGGTACTCGCCAAGGGCACCGCTGAGTACCACCAACTCGTCAAGACGTTCGGCCGCGGCATCCTGACTAAGACCGGTAACATCGACCGCCGCGCTCTCGGCAAGCTGTCCTTTGCCAGCAAGGCAAGCCTGGCCAAGCTGAACGCAATCGTCCACCCGGCTCTGCTCGACCGGGTCCGCAAGGAGATCGACCGGAACCGCAAGGGCCTGGTCGTGGTCGACGCGGCGCTCCTCTTCGTCTGGGGCATGGACAAGGAAGTTGACGTCGCCATCCTGGTGACTGCCGCCGACCGCCTGAAGATCAAGCGGCAGGTAGACGCCGGCATGAAGGAAGAAGACGTCGTCGCGCGCCTCAAACTCCAGCCGCCCGATGCGAAGATCTGGCGCCGTGCCGACTTCGTGCTCGAGAACAAAGGCTCGTTCGCAGAACTCCGGCGCAAGTGCCGCGCGCTCTGGAACTTCTTCTACAGCGCGAAGTTCCAGGCGTTCAAAGTGGCGCGCGAGCGCTAG
- a CDS encoding HNH endonuclease, whose amino-acid sequence MFWNYNCPECGKPTSVDWSRREGEALCRRCAKTHYPPTPHEDHYAYVDELKWPPELEAAVLTIRGAVCAVPGCYGEHTTLVFRKPVTDGGQTSVDNLTPVCARHAVSKGSRAWDEWIVEAREELAAQKKATPTFEVTITKHDPKPEVAVVEAVAPAGAMLPLAAMRMPRPAKTAGPGMPLTEIRLAVPFLRGPTGKIAFSYDWEMKKSGKCQVFLLAWPRGDEPDISLVGSPKYHGAQMTKDHLGVTDEKGSNEIELRLPDAPGGRWTAAVAVLDSGCDFQFTEFALAATR is encoded by the coding sequence ATGTTCTGGAACTACAACTGTCCTGAATGCGGCAAGCCGACATCGGTCGACTGGTCGCGGCGCGAAGGCGAAGCGCTCTGCCGTCGCTGCGCCAAGACCCACTACCCGCCGACGCCGCACGAAGACCACTACGCCTATGTGGACGAACTGAAATGGCCGCCGGAACTGGAGGCAGCGGTGCTGACAATCCGCGGCGCAGTCTGCGCTGTGCCGGGCTGCTACGGAGAACACACGACGCTGGTGTTCCGCAAGCCGGTTACGGACGGCGGCCAGACCTCGGTAGACAACCTCACGCCGGTATGCGCGCGGCACGCTGTTTCGAAAGGCAGCCGGGCCTGGGACGAGTGGATTGTCGAGGCCCGCGAGGAGCTGGCTGCCCAGAAGAAGGCAACGCCCACGTTTGAAGTCACGATTACCAAGCATGACCCGAAGCCGGAAGTGGCGGTAGTCGAGGCCGTTGCCCCGGCCGGGGCGATGCTGCCCCTCGCCGCCATGCGGATGCCGCGCCCGGCCAAGACGGCAGGCCCCGGCATGCCCCTGACCGAGATCAGGCTGGCGGTGCCGTTCCTGCGCGGGCCGACCGGCAAGATAGCGTTCAGCTACGACTGGGAGATGAAGAAGAGCGGCAAGTGCCAGGTCTTTCTCCTGGCCTGGCCGCGCGGCGACGAACCGGATATCTCACTCGTCGGCAGTCCCAAGTACCACGGGGCGCAAATGACGAAGGACCACCTCGGCGTCACGGATGAGAAGGGCAGCAACGAGATAGAACTGAGACTACCCGACGCGCCGGGCGGCCGCTGGACCGCAGCCGTGGCGGTGCTTGACTCCGGCTGCGACTTCCAGTTCACCGAGTTCGCGCTGGCGGCGACGAGATAG
- a CDS encoding histidine--tRNA ligase produces MSGLKQSRPKGTQDFVPPDSERRRQVEETFRRMAETYGYREIITPTFEHAAVFEKSSGTTSDIVTKENYTFRDRGGRDLTLRAEGTPGVVRAVLENRLRLPYRLYYVGPCFRYGRPQKGRFREFGQVGIEALGEASPLTDAEIIAFGNIFFARLGIRDCTTQVNSIGCRECRPTHRDALRRYLLERQDLLCDDCKLRIDRNPLRVFDCKVETCRQTVKDAPTPRQYLCPACQTHFEQVQADLTRRGLSYETNDRLVRGLDYYSRTVFEYISASLGAQDSLGGGGRYDYLVEEFGGPPTPGVGVAIGLERTMLVSPATPAPARRRLAFVVWLTETEIAAAEQLADRLRSDGIAAQVDYDARKVKGQFKSADAAAAACCIVIGPDELAKGIYSLKDLETGSQSEVPAENISAEVRALFAAQGSRGQGIKDSRVRALDP; encoded by the coding sequence ATGTCTGGCCTGAAGCAATCACGCCCCAAAGGCACGCAGGATTTCGTGCCGCCGGATTCGGAGCGCCGGCGCCAGGTCGAGGAGACGTTCCGGCGGATGGCCGAGACCTACGGCTACCGCGAGATAATCACGCCGACTTTCGAGCACGCCGCCGTGTTTGAGAAGTCATCCGGCACCACCTCGGACATCGTCACCAAGGAAAACTATACGTTCCGGGACCGTGGCGGCAGAGACCTGACATTGCGGGCCGAGGGTACGCCGGGCGTGGTGCGTGCGGTTCTCGAGAACCGGCTGCGACTGCCTTATCGGCTCTACTACGTCGGCCCGTGCTTCCGCTACGGTCGCCCGCAGAAGGGTCGTTTCCGGGAGTTCGGCCAGGTAGGCATCGAGGCGCTGGGCGAGGCCAGTCCGCTGACCGACGCCGAGATCATCGCTTTCGGCAACATCTTCTTCGCCCGGCTGGGCATCCGCGACTGCACGACGCAGGTGAACTCCATCGGCTGCCGTGAGTGCCGCCCGACGCACCGCGACGCGCTCCGCCGGTACCTGCTCGAGCGCCAGGACTTGCTCTGCGACGACTGCAAGCTGCGCATCGACCGCAACCCGCTGCGCGTCTTCGACTGTAAGGTCGAGACCTGCCGGCAGACGGTCAAGGATGCGCCCACGCCGCGGCAGTACCTCTGCCCGGCATGCCAGACCCACTTCGAGCAGGTCCAGGCCGACCTGACTCGGCGCGGCCTGAGTTACGAAACGAACGATCGGCTCGTGCGCGGCCTCGACTACTACAGCCGGACCGTCTTCGAGTACATCTCGGCGTCGCTCGGCGCGCAGGACAGCCTGGGCGGCGGCGGGCGCTACGACTACCTGGTCGAGGAGTTCGGCGGACCGCCAACGCCGGGCGTGGGCGTGGCCATCGGGTTGGAGCGTACGATGCTCGTCTCGCCGGCCACTCCGGCCCCGGCGCGCCGCAGGCTGGCTTTCGTCGTCTGGCTGACCGAGACCGAGATCGCGGCCGCGGAGCAGCTTGCCGACCGTCTGCGGTCGGACGGCATCGCCGCCCAGGTCGACTACGACGCCCGCAAGGTCAAGGGGCAGTTCAAGTCGGCCGATGCGGCCGCGGCTGCCTGCTGCATCGTCATCGGGCCGGACGAATTAGCCAAGGGAATCTACTCGCTGAAAGACCTGGAGACCGGCAGTCAGAGCGAAGTGCCGGCGGAGAACATCAGCGCCGAGGTCCGGGCGTTGTTTGCCGCCCAGGGTTCAAGGGGTCAGGGAATCAAGGATTCCCGTGTCCGTGCACTGGACCCCTAG